The Aethina tumida isolate Nest 87 chromosome 5, icAetTumi1.1, whole genome shotgun sequence genomic sequence GAATGCAAATGTTGAggtttttagaataaatgcTCATCAACGCAAATTTATATCACACactaatattattgttgtgtcAAAAAAAATtcgttatatataaatatttttatctataccTCGCCGGTAATAAATCAATTGCAATTCCAAACTAAACACAGACACTTGTAAAATTGATTGCCTTATCTGtctttcagtatttttatCCAGATTAACTGGTGCAATTCACATAGCACGTTTAACACATGCAAATTTTGCACGcaattgaaaaattgcatGGGAACCTGCACTTAAAACATTGGctctattaaataatgatttgtAAACGActcaaattgaattaataaagtgCCCACAATACCCTCGgacgttaattattttatgttaacgtaatttgtgtttgtttttttttttcggatTCTACTTAACACATCGCACAAGTGTTAATTACGATTTAATCTGTGTATAAAAAGATGGTTAGGCGTGAAATCGTTTAGTCGCAGTGGTTTTGCGCCGTCAGAATCTGAACGATGAGCAAAAAAATCGTAGACTACATAATACCGTTTTATCTGAGGTAAATGCGCTGAtactttttagttaattaatcgCTGAGGTTTCTTACTTGACCCACCGTTCGAATCTACTGCTCCCTTTCGTAATTTTGTGCCGCACAAAAATGTCCCTGTGTTGAACAATAGTTATACAGTCATGTCGTATGACTGGGCGTAAAATTTTTGCTCCTATCCGACCAACCATTGCCGTGTTGTATAAATGCACAACGAATATTTATTACCTACGGTATAAATTGCACATTACGTCTCTTTAATCTACCAGTCACAAACCGTAATTACTGTTTACATCCAAACACATAACGTTAATTGTATCGTTTGTAATTACGGTGCCAACCTGCCGTTGAATAAAATAAGCGTTTGCAAAATGAATTGTTTGTCCTTTTGTTGTTATacccaattgattgtttacaTATCGCCGACAACAACGTTTCGTAAACGCTCTCCGCAATAATTCATCGCAGGTCGAGAGCAGcggagattttttaattagccgCACACATCCTCAGATTAATTACTTCGTGTCGAGAACACAATGCGTTTCATTCGTGCCGAATATTATCGTGGAATTGCCATCGAAACGTCAGCCATCCGTATTCGAGTTAATTACGACAAAAATCCGACAATGGAACGTGcatcaacaaaaaaataaccgACTGCAAATTGCGAAAATACGTGTCCACGTTTTTAAATTGGATcatgtgttaaaaaaaaaatgtgcatGTGCTTTAATTATTCTTGTAGGTTTGACGCGTTTCAACCTTCTGTATAAATTTTGCATAGTTCAATTCAATGTTTTACCTTGCCATACTTAACTGATGAAtgtcaataaatttgttacatgTTGTCTATTTAAACACGCACTCGCAcctgtttaagttttgtgtaatttagtatttttctctaaattgtGTTTTTGGTTGGTTAAGCTATCCTCAATTATGGAGTAACAACTCAAAAAtcttagaatatttttgtaaatctaCATGAActacttaaattttcttttttttgtgaatattatatgtttttttaaccTCTTAAAATGTTCTTAGTTTATATTGTATTGTGAAGTTAAATGGGAAAAAATGAGTCAAGCAGTGGAACAGTTTCAAGGCGGCTTAAGACAAAGTGAGGTAGCTGAGAAGTGCTTGCCAAAGTAACATTAGATTGTTGTGGAGGTGCTTTAGAGAACAACAACTATTcaggattgttttttgacattaaattGTCGAAAACCACCTTTTCTTCCAGCACCTAAGTTGTTAATGGAGTTATAACAATGTAATGTAGTCGTTAGTTGGAAAACTGTATTACATAAACCCATTCTAGAAGATAGTCACCTCTTTCCAATAGTCAATCACAGGGCAAGATTGGAATGCTATgaagatttttaatacaagTTTAGAGAAGAATGTTGATTTGGTCGAGATACTAATCGAATGAGTTTCAGGAAGTTTTTACATATGGTTAATGATTTGTGGTGGTGTCATTATTAGTGGTAGAGCTGATCTAGATTTGTGTGGTTTTTAAGTggttacaaaaattgaaataacattcACTAACTGATTCTCCTTCCAATTGGATGACCAacgatttaaaaaatcaaacacCAAAAGTTAAACACGTTTATGGAGACATAGTAGTAGTACTAATTGAAGACCAAATGTAtcgtttttttctataaagatATCTTGGCAAATCATATAGTGCCCTTTGCGGATAATAATTTGCCTGTAATTTGGAAGTTTCAACATGATAACTACCCAAAATACACAACCTGGCttgtaaaaatttggtatctaTATCAGATGGCATTGTTCCATGGCCCCCGCAGATTCCGGATTTAAATCCCTGTGTCTTGTCTTGACAACTCGATGAACAGGcaatgtcaaaaatttattatcaaaatgattatgttatcaaatattaaataaataaactatttccaaatttattttgtgtagaTGACATATACTTACGTCCAtgaccatttttttatttaaatgtattttaatagaaaattaaaaatgaattaaaatttgttaccaTACTTTTGACCACCACTAtgaattaacttatttatgtttatgttttaaatttaacaaatttatttaatttaaataaacattgcgttttttatataaatatatatctcgaaatattaaaaaaaaatcacatacATTTCCTGTATGTGTACGTGAGATAGTTTCGCACAGTTAAACCACAAAATTACTTtccgaaaaaaataaaaaataaataaaattttgcggTTGAAATTTTCCAGGAATATTCGATtagatttaaacaaattaaacacataTAAACAATACTTATGCTATTGACGCCACTAATTGTTAACGAAATATGCAAATTAACTAGATAATTATATCAGATAATTTATTCTGCGAGTACTCAGCTGTCCTGAAAACGGAAGTTTTACTCAACAAGGTCGTTCATCAGctgtattacataaaaattaaccgCAAACATgtgtgtaaattaatatacgacgctaataatttgataaaatacgtAAAAACCGTGGCATTGATGATGGTATGTTTTCGTTTTCAGACCTCCGGAAGAATACCTGTACGAAAACGGAAGCGACGATGGAAGTGGCGACGACGAGGACAGCGTTTACATAAAACCGAGAAGACAAAACTGGTCGAATAAGTTTCAGTTCGTGTTGGCCTGTGTCGGTTATAGTGTTGGACTCGGTTCGATATGGAGGTTTCCCTATCTTTGCTACAAAAGTGGCGGAGGTAAGTCTTTTGGGAAACGCGTGGCTGGGCTGAATCactttatatgaataaatcaaaGCGAAATTTGTAACGCTGAGTCACCACCAATGATTTCCTTAAATGTCAGGAAATACGCCAATCCGAATTGTCTGCATCATGTGGCTTACGGGGAAACGTCGTGACGGTGTCGATTAATCCATGAAGGATCAAAAATTGTTCACCAGAATTCATTTACATAATCGTTGTAGTAATAAATGCAAATTAGTTATTAGTAATACAAACGGTCATTCAGCAACAACAATTaatccattaattttaatctcaaCTACTGTGCTCTATTCAAGAgggtttttttcttatttactcTTACAGTAATTGTTAATCGTATGACTAATATTAGTCGTAGTGAATTACGTGgattcataaaaaaacaaaacgtttTGCTCATGATTATGCGGCATATTCTAAAAACGTACATAGTCAAAGTAAACAGTGCGTTAAAGTGCTACAAGCAATAATAAGGCTGTAGTAAAACAAACATAATGACAATAAGTTTACCATGAATTGCAAACTAAACTTCAAAGGATCATTGAATACAAAACAGCCTTTTATTAAAGCTGACACTAATTAGTATTCTTGTAACAACTTCTAAGTAACACATTTAACATAATGTCTGAGATTTTAACATATCCTCACATCTTTATTTGAAGTCAGTCACCtccttttcttataattaaccACAATAGTTTAAACTGCAAAAATTGTActaaaatctttgaatttttccaGCTGTATTCCTTATTCCATATGCCATTCTTATGTTGATATGTGGAGTTCCCATGTTATACATGGAGTTATCAGTAGGCCAATTTACGGGGCGAGGCCCCATAGGCGCTCTGGGCCACTTGTGTCCCCTTTTCAAAGGTAAAATCCGTTTTTATTGCCTCCAGACTAACCAAAATGTGATTGAATTGATTTGAGGTCGTAAAaacgttaatttattaattgcagGCACGGGACTGGGTAGTGTGGTGATATCGTTTTTGATGTCGACATACTACAGTGTGATAATAGCCTATggtgtgtattattttttcacgTCATTTCGGGCAAAACAACCTTGGGAGGACTGTTCGCACCGTTGGAACACGAAAAACTGCTGGAGCACGCGTCAGCAGAAGTACGAGAAGAGCAACGACTCCCAGTCGCCGGCAGCTGAATTTTATGAGTACGATGGCCATTCATCAACgttcaatagtttttaatttaatttttaccattACAGTCATAAGGTACTGCAAATTGGTAAAGGAATTGAAGATTTTGACGTTTTGAGATGGGAACTGGTGGCGTGTCTGATTTGCGCTTGGATACTAATTTACTTCGCCATCTGGAAAAGCATCAAATCATCGGCGAAAGTGCGTTATTTTACCGCCACGTTCCCTTTCATCATCATCATAGTCCTTCTAATAAAGTCTTTAACGTTGGAAGGAGCTGGAAGTGGTATGAAGTACTTCTGGAAACCTAAGTTCGAACTGCTGCTAGATGCAAAGGTACTCCAATTcagaagtattttaaatggatttctttaaaatcaatgttttagGTATGGGTAAACGCAGCCTGTCAAACATTCAACTCTATGGGTTGCGCTTTCGGTTCAATGATATGTTTCGCCAGTTACAACAAGTACAACAACAACATCCTCCACGACACAATAGCCGTGTCTTTCGTAAACGCCGTCACCAGCATATTGGTTGGAATTTTCGCGTTTGCGACGCTGGGAAACATTGCCTTCGAACAGAACACAGCCATAGAAAATGTCGTCGACGATGGTAGGTTTCTTTATATAGGGACTGACGTAACACGTGATAAATCAAAGTTTATACAGTTTTCATTGGCATATCCTGTCTAATAAAACACCAAATTAACTGGCACAGATTGTCTGATTACAATAAATCGTTTTGATGCTGTTTATTAACGAGGGGCGTATTAGTCcatacacatatttatttcgACATTTTCACATAACAatgctaaatataaattacttataatttactttttacttttttttttttaggccCCGGATTGATTTTCGTGGTGTACCCCCAGGCAATGGCAAAGATGCCGGCATCACAACTCTGGGCcgttttcttctttttcatgCTGATCTGCCTTTCTCTGAACAgccaagtaataaaataaagtgccTTAATCCATAGTTAAATATAATCTCATTTAGGCTTTTTGCAGTTTGCGATTGTTGAAGTGGTAGTGACTTCAATCCAAGACGGTTTTCCCGGTTGGATCAGGAAACATCTGATGTGTCATGAAGTTTTAGTGCTCATCATTTGTGTCATCTCGTTTTTATGCGGCattccaaatgttacaaaggtaataaatcaaaaataagcCGTAAAAACCaagtaataattgaaatatttgaaataaaaaaaatatttaattaaaatacatatttgtcATACAAATATAAGAGTATTTACGTAACACATGACCCATAATCTTACTTCCGACGATCCCACATTCTAAAAACTATCGCATTGCGAAATCCACAACCAACAccatatattaacatttatttatagctAATGAATCATTCAAAATTTCTGATTGTTTTGTGTACTAAAGGACGAATTAAGTAACGAATGTGAcgtggaaaataatttatatgcaaaATATGTCAGTTACCTTAAAATGTGGACAAATCATATCTAAAACAGGTTCTCattcattttagattttaaattacagataCCAGACCCCAGTTTTCCTTAataaacgtaatttatttctaataaaattgattacatTTTCACATAAAAAGCCAAAGCAATTAAACTCAAAGTTACACAACCTAACGTGCTcccaattaattgattgaaaacattattttcaggGTGGGATTTACTTCTTCCAACTAATTGATCATTACGCCGCTACGATATCGGTTATGTATTTGGCCTTCTTCGAAGTTATAGCGATATCTTGGTTTTATGGCGCGTACCGTTTGAGCAAGAATGTCAAAACAATGACCGGAAGACACCCGGGCATGTACATAAAGTTTTGCTGGATGTTCGCCACACCCTTGACCATATTCGCCCTGTGGGTGTTCCTGATAATAGATTTTGAACCCCCTACATACAACAACGGACAATATCATTACCCCACTTGGGCCATAGTGTTGGGCTGGATCATTTCAGCCCTCTCCATCCTCTGCATTCCGATTTACATGATTGTGGTGTTCGTAAGGTCACCCGGCGACAATTTCATAGAGGTAACACACTTTCTTATTCGCTAAACTCAATTAAACAACCTACTTGTTTCTTACAGAAACTAAAGAACTCAATCAAGTCCGATCTGTTGGAGAAGTGTCCTAAATGCGACGAGATGGATTGCGACTGCGTGATAAAAGACGAAGAGTGCGGACCAATGTTGGTCATGCACACGCCGGATATAAGAAGAGACATTTCGGTGCCATACAACATGTACA encodes the following:
- the LOC109605088 gene encoding sodium- and chloride-dependent GABA transporter ine-like isoform X1; this translates as MEVNGQKQTISLQFNANKSKIPVKTADETGLVMKDIKPSVLPKRARCDKRDCDNEFSEKDCLTIEEEPNQRSPSPAESLKKLTKIGVHTDVPSRNHSRPGSPSFRRENSVRSLKNYHHVHMMNDLNKPSSSDSGSHVSKPFSDAASVRSWASVGMGSTDGKKMIVRRVPTSPVELFNIVNPPTHDTAPFRRENSVRSLKNFHHMHMINELCKPASDYGNHLSEPYSDAASVRSWASVGMGSTDGKKMIVRRVPTSPVELFNIVNTQLPPEEYLYENGSDDGSGDDEDSVYIKPRRQNWSNKFQFVLACVGYSVGLGSIWRFPYLCYKSGGAVFLIPYAILMLICGVPMLYMELSVGQFTGRGPIGALGHLCPLFKGTGLGSVVISFLMSTYYSVIIAYGVYYFFTSFRAKQPWEDCSHRWNTKNCWSTRQQKYEKSNDSQSPAAEFYDHKVLQIGKGIEDFDVLRWELVACLICAWILIYFAIWKSIKSSAKVRYFTATFPFIIIIVLLIKSLTLEGAGSGMKYFWKPKFELLLDAKVWVNAACQTFNSMGCAFGSMICFASYNKYNNNILHDTIAVSFVNAVTSILVGIFAFATLGNIAFEQNTAIENVVDDGPGLIFVVYPQAMAKMPASQLWAVFFFFMLICLSLNSQFAIVEVVVTSIQDGFPGWIRKHLMCHEVLVLIICVISFLCGIPNVTKGGIYFFQLIDHYAATISVMYLAFFEVIAISWFYGAYRLSKNVKTMTGRHPGMYIKFCWMFATPLTIFALWVFLIIDFEPPTYNNGQYHYPTWAIVLGWIISALSILCIPIYMIVVFVRSPGDNFIEKLKNSIKSDLLEKCPKCDEMDCDCVIKDEECGPMLVMHTPDIRRDISVPYNMYNQPSTIPRIQSAPRIAPSPADTLSQYDNVNKPNDSERK
- the LOC109605088 gene encoding sodium- and chloride-dependent GABA transporter ine-like isoform X2; amino-acid sequence: MEVNGQKQTISLQFNANKSKIPVKTADETGLVMKDIKPSVLPKRARCDKRDCDNEFSEKDCLTIEEEPNQRSPSPAESLKKLTKIGVHTDVPSRNHSRPGSPSFRRENSVRSLKNYHHVHMMNDLNKPSSSDSGSHVSKPFSDAASVRSWASVGMGSTDGKKMIVRRVPTSPVELFNIVNPPTPPEEYLYENGSDDGSGDDEDSVYIKPRRQNWSNKFQFVLACVGYSVGLGSIWRFPYLCYKSGGAVFLIPYAILMLICGVPMLYMELSVGQFTGRGPIGALGHLCPLFKGTGLGSVVISFLMSTYYSVIIAYGVYYFFTSFRAKQPWEDCSHRWNTKNCWSTRQQKYEKSNDSQSPAAEFYDHKVLQIGKGIEDFDVLRWELVACLICAWILIYFAIWKSIKSSAKVRYFTATFPFIIIIVLLIKSLTLEGAGSGMKYFWKPKFELLLDAKVWVNAACQTFNSMGCAFGSMICFASYNKYNNNILHDTIAVSFVNAVTSILVGIFAFATLGNIAFEQNTAIENVVDDGPGLIFVVYPQAMAKMPASQLWAVFFFFMLICLSLNSQFAIVEVVVTSIQDGFPGWIRKHLMCHEVLVLIICVISFLCGIPNVTKGGIYFFQLIDHYAATISVMYLAFFEVIAISWFYGAYRLSKNVKTMTGRHPGMYIKFCWMFATPLTIFALWVFLIIDFEPPTYNNGQYHYPTWAIVLGWIISALSILCIPIYMIVVFVRSPGDNFIEKLKNSIKSDLLEKCPKCDEMDCDCVIKDEECGPMLVMHTPDIRRDISVPYNMYNQPSTIPRIQSAPRIAPSPADTLSQYDNVNKPNDSERK